One segment of Gasterosteus aculeatus chromosome 3, fGasAcu3.hap1.1, whole genome shotgun sequence DNA contains the following:
- the LOC120816336 gene encoding uncharacterized protein LOC120816336: MAPRGRIAVTTALLCFILALLGPAPAALRSNAGKACGTSYNRKPVPFQRIRGYKEQTTREIVFYMVKKNATCAVHAKMSGLKLKKTSKAGTAGDWTPMRKVDLLSHRSLPEKNPRFLLAEIRFWSLELNHLSCSNADLREWKYLVLQLLGMLAVLKKGVQSRHKHHIEFSQRRAMASLAFVSLLLVAIVVSTASAQGGLPSCCQKIRNTRIHRGCLKSYYKQLNPPCAKTAIVFITVKGKRICAAPENWWTKKSMAYLDRKKPATPTRTQHHCSPKLS; the protein is encoded by the exons ATGGCTCCCAGAGGAAGGATCGCCGTGACAACCGCTCTCCTCTGCTTCATACTGGCCCTACTCGGTCCGGCTCCAGCTGCGT tgcGTTCCAATGCGGGAAAAGCCTGTGGCACCAGCTACAATAGGAAGCCGGTACCCTTCCAGCGTATAAGGGGCTACAAAGAACAAACCACCAGGGAGATCGT TTTCTACATGGTTAAGAAGAATGCAACATGTGCCGTGCACGCAAAGATGAGTGG TTTGAAACTGAAGAAGACGTCCAAGGCCGGCACCGCTGGAGATTGGACTCCAATGAGAAAAGTGGATCTTTTGTCCCACAGAAGCCTTCCAGAAAAGAACCCACGGTTTCTATTAGCGGAAATCAGGTTTTGGTCTTTGGAATTAAATCATTTGAGTTGTAGCAATGCTGATTTGAGAGAAT ggaaatatctggTCCTCCAGCTGTTGGG AATGTTGGCTGTGCTTAAAAAGGGCGTGCAGAGCAGACACAAGCATCACATTGAATTTAGCCAGAGACGAGCAATGGCAAGTCTGGCTTTCGTCTCGCTTCTTCTTGTAGCTATCGTGGTCTCCACAGCCTCAGCTCAAG GTGGTTTACCCAGTTGTTGTCAAAAAATTCGAAACACTAGAATCCATCGAGGCTGCCTGAAGAGTTACTACAAACAACTCAATCCGCCGTGCGCAAAAACAGCAATAGT ATTTATAACGGTGAAAGGCAAGAGGATCTGCGCTGCCCCCGAGAACTGGTGGACAAAGAAAAGCATGGCCTACCTGGACAGGAAGAAACCGGCCACTCCAACACGCACGCAACATCATTGCTCACCCAAATTAAGCTAA
- the LOC120815986 gene encoding C-C motif chemokine 20, which produces MTFSRVLAALLCFTAWVSVVHATHASVSSCCLGWSTRKVPPRCVVNYTVQTDAACSINAIVFRHINGGRICSDPNSDWAKQVILKVNREKRKQSSLQENGQNEDGTTSAVSPAVSLPSKTTLQKTSRNRRGCQRKKPRAGKRGQN; this is translated from the exons ATGACCTTCAGCCGGGTGTTAGCCGCTCTTCTTTGCTTCACCGCGTGGGTGAGCGTCGTCCATGCTA CCCATGCATCGGTGTCCAGCTGTTGTCTTGGGTGGTCTACGAGAAAAGTCCCCCCCAGATGTGTTGTGAATTACACCGTACAGACTGATGCCGCCTGTTCAATCAACGCCATAGT GTTCCGGCACATTAATGGAGGGAGGATTTGCTCGGACCCAAACAGTGACTGGGCAAAACAAGTCATTCTGAAGGTGAACAGGGAGAAACGTAAGCAAAGTTCATTGCAGGAGAACGGACAAAATGAAGATGGAACAACAAGCGCCGTCTCACCAGCAGTGTCCCTCCCATCGAAAACTACGCTGCAGAAGACGAGCAGGAATAGAAGGGGATGCCAGAGAAAGAAGCCCAGGGCAGGAAAACGAGGCCAGAATTGA
- the LOC144405497 gene encoding uncharacterized protein LOC144405497, producing MQSYIRRLACLALVAGVLAITASASEIKIIKCCTEVSVANVTAAILGYRVQRKKPPCVKAVIFETTDGEVCSHWKQEWVFAKVKELEQIRRANRSTTRASTTSSAPRNLKSTANY from the exons ATGCAGTCGTACATCAGAAGACTGGCGTGCTTGGCTCTCGTCGCCGGGGTCCTCGCAATAACGGCATCGGCATCTG aaattaagaTAATCAAGTGCTGCACTGAGGTCAGCGTTGCAAATGTCACTGCTGCCATCCTGGGGTACAGGGTCCAGAGGAAGAAACCCCCTTGCGTCAAAGCAGTCAT ATTTGAGACCACAGACGGAGAAGTCTGCAGCCACTGGAAACAAGAGTGGGTTTTTGCGAAGGTCAAGGAGCTTGA GCAAATCCGCAGAGCAAACCGGAGCACCACTCGTGCTTCTACAACCTCCAGCGCGCCTAGAAATCTGAAATCAACAGCAAATTActga